The following are from one region of the Corylus avellana chromosome ca1, CavTom2PMs-1.0 genome:
- the LOC132171626 gene encoding uncharacterized protein LOC132171626: MGKDLSTQGERIIDENRAQCGPLLHAAIKGDWPAAKAFLEKYPHCVRPNVSKEEGTALHEAVVAQQSTFIKELLKLMTPEDLELRTKQGATALHFAAQSGIVRIAEQLVKINNKPLLIDDCDERTPLQYAVELGRHRNMVSYLFSVTPLIQLTAHQRSELLLYAVSSDFYDIALKILEMDPNIANADSECGPTALSMLAKKTFAIGSTSQLSFWKSRINSC, from the exons ATGGGGAAGGATCTCTCCACTCAGG gGGAAAGAATAATAGATGAAAATCGTGCCCAGTGTGGTCCCCTCCTTCATGCTGCCATAAAAGGTGATTGGCCGGCAGCTAAGGCTTTTCTTGAGAAATACCCACATTGCGTTCGGCCTAACGTATCGAAAGAGGAAGGGACGGCACTTCACGAAGCCGTGGTTGCACAACAATCCActtttataaaagaattgttGAAACTGATGACTCCGGAAGACTTGGAGTTGAGAACCAAACAAGGAGCTACGGCCCTTCACTTTGCAGCTCAATCAGGAATAGTGAGAATTGCCGAGCAGCTGGTGAAAATCAACAATAAACCACTATTGATTGATGATTGCGATGAAAGGACACCACTTCAATATGCAGTTGAGCTAGGACGCCATAGAAACATGGTCTCCTATCTATTCTCTGTGACTCCTCTTATACAGTTGACTGCTCATCAACGCTCGGAGCTCCTTCTTTATGCTGTTTCCTCTGATTTTTATG ATATAgcattgaaaattttggaaatggATCCAAACATAGCAAATGCCGATTCTGAATGTGGGCCAACAGCTTTGTCAATGTTGGCCAAGAAAACTTTTGCAATTGGCAGCACAAGTCAGCTTTCGTTCTGGAAAAGTCGCATAAATTCCTGTTAG